In Camelina sativa cultivar DH55 chromosome 16, Cs, whole genome shotgun sequence, a single window of DNA contains:
- the LOC104753475 gene encoding F-box protein At1g59680-like, with product MTKMSDLSVDMVGEILSRVQLTSLSAVRCNCKSWNALSKHQIFGKETYQFLGFTVMDSKVCSLRFNLQGIRNEDDDGSGHHQKIGRSKFVKIVVPTSIKQISELNQVDVSNEVFHCDDLLLCITKDRWWLMVWNPYLGEIRWIRLRQQFRACDNFTMGYDNNNPERFGPHLPLPFHSYDDEIGAVTLSCVRQEQLSLLYHNCETVESLDFWITNQVDPNAVSWSKFLKVHTGFPRNFVLRSFFIDEEKKVVVVSDEYSYVTKKTDVYQKVYIIGED from the exons aTGACGAAAATGTCAGATCTTTCTGTGGATATGGTAGGGGAGATACTCTCTAGGGTTCAGCTAACATCTCTGAGCGCAGTGCGATGTAATTGCAAATCGTGGAACGCTTTATCTAAGCATCAGATTTTTGGTAAAGAAACATATCAGTTTTTAGGGTTCACGGTTATGGACTCTAAGGTTTGTTCCTTGAGATTCAATCTCCAAGGAATCCGCAACGAAGATGATGACGGTAGTGGACATCACCAGAAAATTGGCAGAAGCAAGTTCGTCAAAATTGTAGTTCCAACATCTATAAAGCAAATAAGTGAACTCAACCAAGTCGATGTCAGTAATGAAGTCTTTCACTGCGACGACTTATTACTATGTATCACCAAGGACCGATGGTGGCTCATGGTATGGAACCCTTATCTAGGGGAAATCAGATGGATTCGATTAAGACAACAATTCAGGGCATGTGACAATTTTACAATGGGATACGACAACAATAACC cagagagatttggaccgcATCTTCCTCTGCCATTTCACTCTTATGATGACGAGATTGGAGCTGTGACTCTATCTTGTGTCAGACAAGAGCAGCTTTCTTTGTTATATCATAACTGCGAGACAGTCGAGTCATTAGATTTTTGGATTACGAATCAGGTTGATCCCAATGCGGTGTCTTGGAGCAAGTTTTTGAAAGTGCATACTGGTTTTCCGAGAAACTTTGTACTTCGGAGCTTCTTCATtgacgaagagaagaaagtcGTTGTGGTTTCCGACGAATATTCATATGTTACCAAGAAGACCGATGTCTACCAAAAAGTTTACATTATTGGAGAAGATTGA